The nucleotide sequence TCTAAATACAAAGCAAGCCGAATGCAACCAAACAACAAATGTAGCATATAAATTTTCTTAAAAGTCTTGTTAAATAACCATTGCGATGGCTCGTTCGGGTCTGGCCTACTTGACTGGCCTGACCCGAACATTGCACAGCCCAAGctcccatcaaaaaaaaaatcggaaTAGGGGATCGCGATCCCCTGCTCGAACGACCGCTGTTGGGATGAGGCTGAGGGAGGTGCAGCTAGCGCGAACTCTCTGGGGCCGATGCAAATGGCCGGTGACCATTGAGGATTGTTACAACTGGCGGACGGCCGGCCGAAGCTGCCGATGAGTCGAGGTTATCCCCTCCCCTAAAACTTCTACTCAAACCCCTTCTTCCCTTCGATTGATCCATCACCGTACACCTCCTTCCTCCTTCTTCAGTGGCTTGCCACCCCGGCCGAGCACCACCGTTTAAAACTACTTCTTCCTCCACTTAAGATCTTGTTCCCTATTTTCATGGACCGAACATAATCGCTCTTCTTCTACCAAAAATTGCCACTGCCAATTGAGAGTCGCCATCCACACCACTCGCCAGTGAGTTCCCCCTCTATGTCAATGCTTCCTTAGGCCAAGAAGGCCGCCACCAAGGCAGCTAGGGATGCTGCCCATCTCCTTCCCTTACTCTGTTTTGGCCAAGCATAGACGTTCCCACCGGCCGTCGTTGGCCGCTCTCCATCACCCGCCACCCCTTCTGGCTGCCACCTTGCTGGACCACAATCACGACAGCCACTGGTCCACCCTCTACCTTTTCCTATTTACCAAGAAAGAAAACAataagaaggggaggaggagagagagaacccatcactctctctcttatttttcgctcatctccctctttctctctctaaagaCCTATGGACCCCGATGAAGGCCCCATCTTCTTATTCCATGGACTTAGGTTGACTTTCGTAAAGAGGGTCTGAACCGTCCTGGTGCCCGGACTGTCTACCCCAGCCCCGTTGAATGTTTTTGAAACCACAATTAATGAACCTTTTTGAATGATCTTGACCTTGATTGAATCGGTGCCCTATGATCTATTGAGCGAATTGTTTAGACCCAACCCACCCAAAACTATTGTACTTTCAGTCATGTCTTCTCTTATTATTTGTAATTTTATTAAAGTCAtcgaataaaaattaatttcacctttaatattttaaatagatttagCGAAGTCACCTAGCAAAGTTTGACAGTCTAAgacaaaagaaataagtagattttgtgcttcttattatttttcaaattattatattttctatGCATAAGATTTGCATGTGAagatatcatatttttcttaaaataatgaattgacaTATGTGTTATAAAAATCatgctttattatgaaaaaatagttttataaatattttaataaaaataattttgtgaatattttaataaaaatagctttgttattaaatatgaatatgatcgtgtcatttagtatttttaatttattcatgtgtttatttttagaaaaagatataaatatttcaaaagctctcaaatagTTATGAATGACCTCTATAATTAGAGAAGATCACACATGGAGCTAGCATCCATATGAAACACGACCCTACCGAGGGATACAAAGTTGGCATACGAAAAATGAATCTTTATTGATTACGAAATATGGCCATGTCACCTTGTAGAGTGACCGTAGCAAAAATATTTGTGAGCAATATTTTGAACTATGATATGCTAAATGGTAGAagaatgatttatgaatttatttacaaaataaacttgaaatcatgtttataaaataTCGATGGTTGTTGCGTGCACGATTGACGTTATGACTTGCCTTAATATATTGTAGTATGAAATGGTTTATTTTTGCAATAACCGTTATTTTCATTAAATAATGCATTGACATTAAATGGTTTATGGTACTTAATCTACTAAGGTAGCGTAAAATTTACTTACTAAACTATGTTGCtcacatatctttatttttctctttttggacAAATAGGGTCGGCAGGAATGAAGAATGGTCTGGGCTTAGAGTTCATGCTAGCAAGCTTGACGATCTATGTAGCACAACTTTAATTCTTTAGTGGATATGAATATTGAGGATTATGGCTTAGTATTTATAGTTGGATTTAAATCTTCTGAaccaatatttattttattatttaatagattataaaattatatttttatttatttatattttgtttGTAAGGAATATAGAAGCTAAGATATAATAGCCAGCTTCGTGTTGTTATGATCAATAGTATGACAATGTTAATTCAGGGTGCCACAACTGTGATATTGTAAGTCGATGCATGGCCTTGGTCCACCGTCCACCCCTCGCTCTCCCCTCCTTaactattttttctatttttaacattcaattttttttctgcCTCTATAAAGATAGAGAGAGATAAAAACGTTGGGTAAGGGGAACCTCGACTTATAACGATAAAATCGCAGTGCTGGCCAATTCTAGCATTAGAAAACGCCAGAGAGAAAAATGTAAATAAAACGAAAAGACCGTaaatttagagagagagagagagggccggCATTGAGATCgttgggagaaggagaaggggggTCTTCTGTTGGCGCCGGAGATGGGAGATTTGTGGGGAACAGATGAGTCCTtcgattagagagagagagagagagatttgagCCTTTCTCGAATCCGCCTGTTGGAAAGATCATTTTTTGGGGGGATTTGAGCCCTTCTCTTGGCCCGATCTCCCTCGAGGATCCCATCCTCGACGTGGCTTCGTCGCCATCCTGTCAGAGCTGGAAGTTGGGCGGATTTCAGGAAAGGAGATTGTATTTTTCTTCGAAAGGAACCTATATTCTCTTTTCTGggatattttttttagatttttttgggAGAAAATTGATATGTTTGCTGTTTTTGGATCTCTTCTGATTTGGATTGGAGCTGGAGGCACAAAAGGTTTTTAGgcaaaaaagattccatctttatccttaaaaatcccgattttcctttcttttttttgaaatttgggcTCTGGGGCTTCAATGGAGAAATCTCTACTTCTCTCCTAGTTCCAttctgaagaaggaagaggccgAATAGAGCTCCTTAGAGAGACTGGCTCTTTCACATCCAATCACTTCAATCTgtcgatctctctctctctctctctctctctctctctcgtattCTCCCTCTTGTGCATTGCTCCTATTCTATCATATCGGAGGTGAAAACCGGCATAATTTGGGAAaaaagaggattttttttttagaataaaaGCATAGATTTTTCCTTATGCGATTTTTAGGTAAATCGGAGCCGTTTGCTCTCTAGACGAGTTGCATTCtaatgaagaaaggaaaagaaagaggctTTTCCTTTAAAATCTGAAGCCCTAACTCATATTCGGATGCTCATCAGATCCCCCCCAATCCTCGCATGTACAGAGTCGTTTGAATGCCGAAAATCCCAACTTTCATCTAATTTGGGCCATCCAGTTTCCCACCCATCTCCCCATATCctacaaaatccaccatttttAGATCCGGGGTGCTGGAAAGATGTCTTTTAAGAGTATAGTCCGGGAGCTGAAGGAGATGAGAGATAAGTTTGAAAGCATgtcgaggaggagaggaggattgGCGGAAGCAAGGGCCAGGCATAGGCATGGAGGGCCCCGGCAATCATGGCACCAGCTCGAGTATCCCCAGCAGGAACAGCAGCAGAGAAGGTGGGCAAACCTGCCCCCAGAGCTGCTGCTCGACGTGATCCAGAGGGTGGAGGCATGCGAGGTCTCCTGGCCAGCAAGGAGGCATGTGGTGGCCTGCGCAGCGGTGTGCCGAACCTGGAGGGACATCACCAAAGAGGTTGTCAAGACCCCCGAGCAATCCGGCAGGATCACCTTCCCTATTTCCCTCAAGCAGGTTGCCTTTGTCATCCCATTCCCTTATGAATTTGAGCTCAACTTTTTGTTGGATGAGTTTACAATGGCGAAGGGGAATTTGTTTTTGCTTTCATTCTATTGAAAATTGGATTCTTACACTGGTTGTCTGTTGAAAATAGCCGGGGCCGCGCCATTATCCAATTCAGTGCTTCATTAGGAGGGAACAGGCAACGTCAACTTATAGACTGTATCTTGGACTGAGCCCATGTAAGCCACTATTCTTCGATTTCATCCTTGTAGCGCAGGTTCTAGTTCcttcctttatttttatttttctttctattgtCTGTAAGGAAATCTATCCCACTGCATGATTTGAAGGAAGATTATATATTGCCTAACATGATATCATCTTAAGTTCTGCCATGATTTATGCTTTGTTTGATTAATTAATGCTACAGGCCTCCCAATATGTGCACACAAATAATTATCTTGAGATGTGGCAAGAGGGGTAGGGTGTAACTTATGGGATTTGTTGCCAATTGCAAGGGTTTGGTTGATTACAGAGTTGCCAAATCAGCAGTTGCGGACCTGGTGAACATTTCGTGTGCATATCAAGGGCATCGCGAAGCATTTTCCTTGTCGAAAGAAAGAGGGTGAAATGGATCGGGCTGCCCAAGTTTTGTTATGCAATGAGTTGGTAGATAAtttgaaacttgaaaatgaactTCACAAACTCTACCGGAATTTCTTGTTCATCATTTGGTGAATCCTTTGATTGGGTTGATTGATGTCACGTTTAAAAAACACTAGCAATATCTGTTGCATCTGTGTAAATAGTATGCTCTTTTCCTTAAGAGGGACATAATATGAGAATGGTAGTGGCAATAGTACCTCAGAGAGTTGCATACATTTGGCATTTCATTCTTTATGCTTGATAACTGTTATCATCGACAACATTTATCTGCTTAATGCATATGTCAGATGGATTTTCGCGACCAGAGATCATTCATACAAGATCATATCAGGATTATACATCAAAAAAAGGCTAGTTCAAAGCGAAGTCAGGAATGCTTTAATTTTAAGATACAGTAAGGAATTGAGATATGCCTAGGCTCCGGCACAGGTTTGCTAATATTGATACTGTTATTGCAACTGCAGCTCAACAGGGGGAGAATGACAAACTTTTGCTGGCAGCCCGCAAAAATAGGCATGCTACCAGCACAGAGTTTGTGATATCATTGGCCTCAGATGATTTCTCTCGAGCCAGCAGCTCATATATTGGGAAATTGAGGCAAGTAATCTTGTGCATTGCAGTTAGTGTCACTGTTTTATCTTTCCTAGTCTCTGAGTAGTCTTTTGGGGAAATTGAACAGGTCAAACTTTCTAGGTACCAAGTTCACTGTTTACGATAGCCAGCCTCCTAGTGATGCTGCAGTTTCATCAAGCAATCGTTCAAGCCGAAGGATCCATTCCAAGCAGGTCTCCCCAAGAGTACCTGCAGGCAATTACAGCATCGCCACTATTTCTTACGAATTCAATGTCCTCCGAACCCGAGGACCAAGGAGGATGCAGTGCATCATGAACTCAATTCCAGTATTGGCAATTAAAGAAGGTGGCACTGCCCCAACTCCCACAGGCCTTATTCATTCCGTTGATGAACAGTTCTCCAGTTTATCAGTTGGGAAGGGCAAGGAACCACTTACAGTGTTCTCCTCTACAAGCCTTACTGGGCCATCTGCACCTGTTCCAAGCAACGAAGAGCCACTGGTACTAAAGAACAAAGCCCCTAGGTGGCATGAGCAATTGCAGTGCTGGTGCTTGAATTTTAGAGGGCGGGTGACTGTAGCTTCTGTCAAGAACTTCCAGCTCGTGGCAGCTGTGGATCCTTCCCACCAGGTCTCTCTAGCAGAGCAAGAGAAAGTAATTCTCCAGTTTGGGAAAATAGGCAAGGACATCTTCACAATGGACTATCTCTATCCACTCTCTGCTTTCCAGGCTTTTGCAATCTGCTTGACCAGCTTCGACACAAAGCCTGCATGCGAATGAACCGTGAAGATACAGAACTGTTTCTTCATTAGCTTTCCCGAATATTTGCTTCCTCGAAGTTGAAGCTGTAAATATTCTTCATGTGAACTTCTTTGCTTGTCATCCTCTGTCATTGTTGACAGCTTATTGGAGCAAATGGAGGTTATATTTGGGTTCAAGGATCATGTGAGGTTGGTGTCTTTGCATGTCTAAATTACCTTGAAAGTGAGGTAACCTTGTTGTCACTTACATATCTGTAACTCCTTTCTTATGCATTTTTTATATTAACTATATGGAGATTTGAACTGTATTCTCAATTGCATGAAGGGCATAACTCATGCTATCAAATGTAAACCTGTCTGGTCTGATTGAGTTATCTGAGTTGCATTTATAATGCATGGAAACATAATTTATAGCATTATTACAATACATAGTATAAATAATTTGTATATGTGAGTCCAGGTAGTTGCTGTGATAGTTGTTGCACTCTGATAGCTACAATGAGATTGCCAGCATCAACAATTTCTAGTATCTTTTTCATGCTCCGCTGGTACATTCTTCAGAATATTTTGCATGGCTGTTGATTGTGGAAGTGCCATCTTGTTCAGCCTTTCCCTTCGCTTTTCTCTTCACAGCTATACTGAGACTTCTGAAGGTTCTCCTAGTCGCCGTCACTAGATTCCATGAGAAGTCCTCTAGGATGCTTCCTGATGTTTGAGAGTTTCTGAGCTGCTCACAGCACTCCTCAAAGTTTCAATTGATTCGGCATTTTCCTTCATTTGAGAGGCTTACCTGGTTTGATAGGGAGAACCAGGTGAATGCCTGGATCTCCTCCGCTGCAAGGACTCTCATGTAGCAATGAGTTGTTGATGCTCTGCACATTGCTATTGATGCTTGCAGTGATTGCTGGATTTTTATTACCTGTATGATTCAACAACTGTTTCTGGATCTCTTTATTACTGCTGCTTGCCTCGGCTTTGTTGTTGTTAAGCCTGCGGCCTCTGCGAGTGTGGAGGATGCCTTGCATGTTTGCGGTCTCATGTCCTATAAACATGGTAGCCCCTTTGTTCTCACCTGCTAAGGTTATGATTCTTGTTGTGCCCTCGCTTCCCCAGCTGCTGCAACTGCCCAAGATTCAGCTTTTGGACCAATTTGGGCAGGCCCTCCTTGATCTCTTTATGAAAGCTTGCTCGTTCTCCAGGGGATGGTGGAGTCCATGGGATACTTCTAGGCCTAGGCCCCATAGTTTTCTCCCTTCCTTTGGAACCTTTCAGATTTGCCTGTTGCCCTGAGCTTCTAAGTTGTGTTACGAGCTCTCTTGTGGCTGGATGTAATCTGGATGTCTGGGAGTCAGGTTCAGCACTAGATGACATGATTTCCATTCCGTTCTTTGACTCACCACTAGACAAAGTTGATTTCTTGGCTAGCTGTACTTCTGGTTTTGTTTTAGGCTCATCATTTTTATTTCCTTCAGATACAGTTTCTGACTCAGGGCTTCAAGGTTCCATATTTTTTTCAGGTTTTCCTTCTACTTGTAGCTGATATGAGGTTTACATGTCTTGTTTTAATTCTTCATCCTTCTGAGGCTTTTCCTCTACTTGTGGGAGCTCGGATGGTTCGCTATCTTCCTCTGATTCCGTACCTATTCGGCGTCCTTCTTCTACTAGGGGCGGTTCCTGTTTCTTGGCTAGGTTTGTTGTAGAATTTTCTTCCGTGATTTCCTCAGGTTCTCTTTCAGATATATGATTTTGGCTACGAGTTGTGCTAAGAGCAGTATCAACGGATATGTTTTAGGCTCCAAGTGCTCCGTGGGCTGGTTTCCAGCCTCGGTTCTCCTGGAGCAGCTGGAACTAGTTTGGATGGGCTTTGTTCTTGTGCTTGAGGTCTATTTGAAGGCTCGGGTTGGGGTTGCGCGGTGGTCTGAGAGAATGGCTCAACGGGGGCTGAGACACTTCCTGAGTTGTTGCTTCTTGTTGTGGCTCGGAGGTTTCTTGGGGTGGTGAGGGAGATCTTGACCTTGTTGGAGTTGGAGATGGCTCTGAAGATCTTCTAGAAGATGGTGATGGTTGCTGCAGCTATGTTTGTTCTGCTGGCTGCTTCTGAGATGATTTCTGTGACAGCGACGGTGAGGGCGATGGTGGTGGAGCTCGAATCCTCCTGATCGGTATTTCTGTTGGAGTGGCTGATGGGGATCGGTATTTGTTTGTGTGGCAAACTTGTTCTAATAAGTTTGCATCCGATTCTTCAGGGACTCGTGGTAGTTTTTCAGGATTGGTTTACCCAAGAAACTGCTCGAGGAATTTCAAGTCTTAGCCTACAACAGCCATTACCTGAATTGGTTGAACCTTTGTTAGCAGAGTTCAGAATAGAGGATTAGACTAattcttagaaaaaaaatatggctGTGCATTGACCTCGCACATTATTTTG is from Phoenix dactylifera cultivar Barhee BC4 chromosome 6, palm_55x_up_171113_PBpolish2nd_filt_p, whole genome shotgun sequence and encodes:
- the LOC103703732 gene encoding tubby-like F-box protein 5 isoform X3; protein product: MHMSDGFSRPEIIHTRSYQDYTSKKAQQGENDKLLLAARKNRHATSTEFVISLASDDFSRASSSYIGKLRSNFLGTKFTVYDSQPPSDAAVSSSNRSSRRIHSKQVSPRVPAGNYSIATISYEFNVLRTRGPRRMQCIMNSIPVLAIKEGGTAPTPTGLIHSVDEQFSSLSVGKGKEPLTVFSSTSLTGPSAPVPSNEEPLVLKNKAPRWHEQLQCWCLNFRGRVTVASVKNFQLVAAVDPSHQVSLAEQEKVILQFGKIGKDIFTMDYLYPLSAFQAFAICLTSFDTKPACE
- the LOC103703732 gene encoding tubby-like F-box protein 5 isoform X1 produces the protein MSFKSIVRELKEMRDKFESMSRRRGGLAEARARHRHGGPRQSWHQLEYPQQEQQQRRWANLPPELLLDVIQRVEACEVSWPARRHVVACAAVCRTWRDITKEVVKTPEQSGRITFPISLKQPGPRHYPIQCFIRREQATSTYRLYLGLSPYGFSRPEIIHTRSYQDYTSKKAQQGENDKLLLAARKNRHATSTEFVISLASDDFSRASSSYIGKLRSNFLGTKFTVYDSQPPSDAAVSSSNRSSRRIHSKQVSPRVPAGNYSIATISYEFNVLRTRGPRRMQCIMNSIPVLAIKEGGTAPTPTGLIHSVDEQFSSLSVGKGKEPLTVFSSTSLTGPSAPVPSNEEPLVLKNKAPRWHEQLQCWCLNFRGRVTVASVKNFQLVAAVDPSHQVSLAEQEKVILQFGKIGKDIFTMDYLYPLSAFQAFAICLTSFDTKPACE
- the LOC103703732 gene encoding tubby-like F-box protein 5 isoform X2, yielding MSFKSIVRELKEMRDKFESMSRRRGGLAEARARHRHGGPRQSWHQLEYPQQEQQQRRWANLPPELLLDVIQRVEACEVSWPARRHVVACAAVCRTWRDITKEVVKTPEQSGRITFPISLKQPGPRHYPIQCFIRREQATSTYRLYLGLSPSQQGENDKLLLAARKNRHATSTEFVISLASDDFSRASSSYIGKLRSNFLGTKFTVYDSQPPSDAAVSSSNRSSRRIHSKQVSPRVPAGNYSIATISYEFNVLRTRGPRRMQCIMNSIPVLAIKEGGTAPTPTGLIHSVDEQFSSLSVGKGKEPLTVFSSTSLTGPSAPVPSNEEPLVLKNKAPRWHEQLQCWCLNFRGRVTVASVKNFQLVAAVDPSHQVSLAEQEKVILQFGKIGKDIFTMDYLYPLSAFQAFAICLTSFDTKPACE